A region of the Alligator mississippiensis isolate rAllMis1 chromosome 5, rAllMis1, whole genome shotgun sequence genome:
ATCACTATGGCAACCACCTGGGAAGTACCAGAGAGAGAAATCAGGACATCTCCTTCATGGGgcactgcctccccactccaggatCAGGAACTGGGCCTTTCCCTTTTAGGGGccaccagccccagagaaggagcACTGAACCCCTCAGCTATGGCTCTATCCTACTACACTTTACCACCTCCCAgagatgggatggagctgcaacatcctggctcccagccccccgctTTAATCCACtaggccccactcccctccccaagctGAGACAGAACCCAGGTGCCCAGGCCCTCGGTACCTTGGTAGCCTGCTGAAGTCTCCTACGCACCAGCTCCTTGACTTTGGGGGCCTGCTCAGCTGGCGGGTGGGTGTAGATCTCAGCCTGAGTGATGCCCTTCCAGGCACTGTCCTGAGGCCATCCCAGATCGAGGTTAGGGGTGGGTTCCTCAGAGCACTCGGGCCAGTAGCTGAGGCTGGCATCATCAGCACCATCTCCATCCCAGGCACCAGCAGGCTCATTTTTGTCCTGTGCCACCTCCAGGAGACTATGCAGCTCCACTTTAGAGAGGAAGGGACGTAGCTTGTCCCGTTCCAGGTGCTGGGTGTAGGCAGCAATCCCTTCACCCAGAAGGGCCTCCACTGCCAGGCGCTGCCCCTCCGAGTAGAAGAACtcggggctggactcggtgatggGGGTCATCGGCCCATCGTCCTCCAGGCAGCGCAGCTGAGAGGCTGccatgtgcacagggtggggggacagCGATAAGGGGAGATGTATACCCCCTTGGCTGGGGTAAGCAAGTACacgtgtgcgcgtgcgcgcgcgcacacacacacacacacacacacacacacacacagctaccCCACCAGTCCCCCTTGAGATGTAGGCACACTTCTGCATCTAATCCCAAGACAGGCCCttagatacacacacatagatcTCCCCAACATGCACACTAAGAAAGGTGGACACTAAGATCCCCCTGAAGCAGAAGGGGTGCAGATGTGTGTTTAATATCCCACACACAAATGCCACATGAACAGCTTTATCCACTCCATACATGGATAGACAAAGATAATCCCTCATGCACACCCGCATACAAGTGTGTCCTACACCCACACAGAAATAAAGACAAGCCCTCGCTTAGGCACATGGAAAGACCCTCAAGTCCACAAATGCCCTTCCACATAGGGTTAAGCCCTTCACCTCAAATACACAGACCTACACTGCTATCCCATCACACATATACAGAGGTTTCCTTCACTCAGATACACAAGCACCCACATGCAGAGCTATCCTACAGAAGCACATAGACTCCCCACTCCTCTcacatatgtacacatacacacagagtccTTGAACGGACCTATAGAGGTACACATCCAAGTATGTCACCTAGGCACAAAGACGGACACTCTCAAGTCCACAAATACCCTTCACACAGATACAGAGTCACACATATACAACACTCACACAGGCTGATACATACACAAAACCCCTCACACAGTCATCCCTGAATAGACACAAATACAGGGTAGGGTCTAAACTTCAGGGTTTAGTCTTTAGGGTCTTGCCGCACACCTGCCCTCcaccctcctttcctttccaatCCTCCTCTGTTCATGAGTCAgtccctgcttctccccatctGTCTTTCACCCAGTCAGTCTCCTCTCATCACCCATTAAAACAACAGCTGAAGTGGAGCTCCTGTCATGCCAGTGCTGCCCAGATGCAGAGAAAGTGATGATccctgcggggggggggctcAAAACCCGCCTGTTTGTCCGTCCTGTTCCCTTCTCCTCTTTCACAGTTGCAGATGTCTCCTCCAGGCCCAGCCTCTTATCTCAGTGCAGGGCTTGGGCATCCCAGCTCCAGATCAGTCCTGAGAGACAAGCAAAGGCCCCAGTGCCCAGCTGTCCTGAGTGGCCCCATCCACAGTCCCTACCACAGTCAGCAtcggtggcagctggaaggaccAGCTGTAGGTTCAGGTGCCAGCTTAGGTCTGAGGGGTCAGGGGTCTGATTTCTTCGTCTTCACCACAGATGACTTCAGGCAAGTCACTTTGCCATagtgtgcctcggtttccccatctcAAGATCCAGCCCTGCCTCACTGCTCGAAATTATCAGTGGTCCAGACAGGGAGATGAGCAATTCCTCTGCCCCCAGCTGTGGAGACTCAGGAGGCAATCACCCTAGGGGagt
Encoded here:
- the FAM83E gene encoding protein FAM83E, coding for MAASQLRCLEDDGPMTPITESSPEFFYSEGQRLAVEALLGEGIAAYTQHLERDKLRPFLSKVELHSLLEVAQDKNEPAGAWDGDGADDASLSYWPECSEEPTPNLDLGWPQDSAWKGITQAEIYTHPPAEQAPKVKELVRRRLQQATKVVAIVMDIFTDPDILSDLHDAAMSRRVPVYLILCQQHLAAFLSMAEKACLNICYMENLRVWVLGGCTFQSHQGKQATGALKEKFILIDGNVVITGSYR